A genomic region of Capra hircus breed San Clemente chromosome 21, ASM170441v1, whole genome shotgun sequence contains the following coding sequences:
- the ODF3L1 gene encoding outer dense fiber protein 3-like protein 1 isoform X2 has translation MRVPKGVKNPVFYGQQPEKKVPVSSGHEIKQTPVVLAMLKGPGPAQYLRPSCTGYIDHDVSMFQEPAYTLHARHSEKLIVDIRSPGPRYFLDPKLTRFGMASCPQVPMAEHISNPPWPTWTRTGSTRICQEAPDRPHTPGQSRPSIRTAAPSTAWPSALATRWTTHLGLAPAPTTSSRSRHTSPARPPSPWASSTRPACARWSSTFVTEAPPGALPHHPVPGSHFSVPN, from the exons ATGAGAGTGCCCAAGGGTGTCAAGAACCCTGTGTTTTATGGGCAGCAGCCAGAGAAAAAGGTGCCAGTGTCCTCAGGGCACGAGATAAAGCAGACCCCTGTGGTCCTGGCGATGCTCAAAG GTCCGGGGCCTGCCCAGTACCTCCGGCCATCCTGCACGGGCTATATAGACCACGATGTCTCCATGTTCCAGGAGCCGGCCTATACCCTGCATGCCCGGCACTCGGAGAAGC TGATTGTGGACATACGTAGCCCCGGGCCTCGCTATTTCTTGGATCCTAAGTTAACTCGGTTTGGGATGGCCAGCTGTCCTCAAGTTCCCATGGCAGAGCACATCTCTAACCCGC CTTGGCCCACTTGGACAAGAACTGGTTCTACAAGAATATGTCAAGAGGCCCCGGACCGGCCGCACACCCCCGGCCAGAGCCGTCCGTCTATCAGAACCGCAGCCCCGTCTACAGCATGGCCAAGCGCTTTGGCTACCCGGTGGACCACACACCTCGGCCTGGCCCCGGCTCCCACAACGTCCAGCAGGTCACGGCACACAAGCCCCGCCCGCCCGCCTTCACCATGGGCATCAAGCACTCGCCCCGCCTGTGCCCGCTGGTCATCGACATTCGTGACTGAGGCCCCTCCTGGTGCACTCCCCCACCACCCTGTCCCCGGAAGTCATTTTTCTGTACCGAATTGA
- the ODF3L1 gene encoding outer dense fiber protein 3-like protein 1 isoform X1: MRVPKGVKNPVFYGQQPEKKVPVSSGHEIKQTPVVLAMLKGPGPAQYLRPSCTGYIDHDVSMFQEPAYTLHARHSEKLIVDIRSPGPRYFLDPKLTRFGMASCPQVPMAEHISNPRLSPTPAPCHYRLEKTHPPGERRAPEYSFGFRCPYRVRDPNPGPSRYQMPLLLGPNLPANKAAPCYSLAHLDKNWFYKNMSRGPGPAAHPRPEPSVYQNRSPVYSMAKRFGYPVDHTPRPGPGSHNVQQVTAHKPRPPAFTMGIKHSPRLCPLVIDIRD; this comes from the exons ATGAGAGTGCCCAAGGGTGTCAAGAACCCTGTGTTTTATGGGCAGCAGCCAGAGAAAAAGGTGCCAGTGTCCTCAGGGCACGAGATAAAGCAGACCCCTGTGGTCCTGGCGATGCTCAAAG GTCCGGGGCCTGCCCAGTACCTCCGGCCATCCTGCACGGGCTATATAGACCACGATGTCTCCATGTTCCAGGAGCCGGCCTATACCCTGCATGCCCGGCACTCGGAGAAGC TGATTGTGGACATACGTAGCCCCGGGCCTCGCTATTTCTTGGATCCTAAGTTAACTCGGTTTGGGATGGCCAGCTGTCCTCAAGTTCCCATGGCAGAGCACATCTCTAACCCGC GTCTGAGccccaccccggccccctgcCATTACCGCCTGGAGAAGACCCACCCGCCTGGGGAACGCAGGGCTCCTGAGTACTCATTTGGCTTCCGGTGCCCATACCGAGTGAGGGACCCCAATCCGGGCCCCAGCCGGTACCAGATGCCACTCCTGCTGGGGCCCAACCTCCCTGCCAACAAAGCTGCTCCTTGCTATAGCTTGGCCCACTTGGACAAGAACTGGTTCTACAAGAATATGTCAAGAGGCCCCGGACCGGCCGCACACCCCCGGCCAGAGCCGTCCGTCTATCAGAACCGCAGCCCCGTCTACAGCATGGCCAAGCGCTTTGGCTACCCGGTGGACCACACACCTCGGCCTGGCCCCGGCTCCCACAACGTCCAGCAGGTCACGGCACACAAGCCCCGCCCGCCCGCCTTCACCATGGGCATCAAGCACTCGCCCCGCCTGTGCCCGCTGGTCATCGACATTCGTGACTGA